CTACACAACCTTTTTGTGGATACTTtacaatgatttatttaaaaaacttatgacttttgttacatttttatgacatactatctatgactttttttcacaacaaTTTTTATGCATAGTATGACTTATCGTATGATAACATAATtagttttttaattagttttttggTGACATTTTATTACTACTGTTGCAGACGGGCTCAGAGAATGTGACGACGGACTCCATGCAAGATGTTACTTAAAACCAACAATTTATTGAATTTACTgttaacacaaatacaacaatgGAGTCTGTAGATTAACAAAGTCGGTAATGAAAGCCATACGTGGATGTGTGTCAAGTGTGCTGTGAAAAAATTGAAGGTGCAAAACCAATGCAACGATTTATGGGAGGTGTCTGCTGGAGCAAGAGACAAAGATacagaataaacacattttctcccCTTAAATCTGCAACACAAAACATGCAACATACAAAAATACCCATTCCCatattaggcaaggcaaggcagctttatttgtatagcacatttcagcaacagggcaattcaaagtgctttacataaaatccgttaaagagataaaacacaagtacaaaacagttaaaaatcataagcattaaaaacagataaaacacatgaatagacagtaaaaacaaaatagacacataaaacacaagaataaaagttacagtgcagcataagaaatttaaataaatgagcagtcatttaaagaaaggcagcatcaaaaagaaaggtcttcagccttgatttaaaagaactgagagtagcagcggatctacaggtttctgggagtttattccagatatgaggagcatagaaactgaaagctgcttcaccctgtttagttctgactctggggacagaaagtagacctgtcccagatgacctgagaggtctgggtggttcatagtgtagtaacagatcagaaatatattttggacctaaaccgttaagtgatttataaactagcaaaagtactttgaaatcaattctttgagacaggaagccagtgtaaagactttaGAACAGTGACCTACACTAGATCCAATCTTGCACCCAGCAAACTTGGATTCAGAGGACAAATTTAACGTTGTGAAACTACTACATTCTGGAGCTAAAGTATATAGTTACatgacatttaatgaaaatCAATAGGACACAATTTACAAAACAGTACGCTCCTCAAAGTGATTGCGGAGCCCCAGGAAAGCATGTAACCGACCAGTGAGGAGTATGGTCAGCAGAAAATTAGAATTTAACCCTTGACCCAAAGTACACATCAAAATGTTCTGCTGCTGATGATCTGCATCTTGACAAAACATAGTTGAAGATGTTCTGCCTTTACAAAAttccagctacaaaaaaaactggAGTTAACACAGTGCTAAACCAAAGTAGCGTCCCCAACGGTTCTTGTAAACCAATGCTTACCAGCCACCAAGTTGTCCACGTAGGCACACAACACAGTGTGAAGTTGTCACTTAAAAATAGGAAATCCATTTTCCCTTTCCTCCCTGATACGACGAGCCAGACTTGTGCACTTCATCTGGTTGAGACCGGAGAGCAGGTTCTGAGTTGGGATAAAGAAGTTGTTGAGTACACCAGCTTCAAGATGGGCTATAAAGTCATCCAGGAACAACTGAAAGCAGCAGCTCAGGTCTGGGCGTCTCCAGTCACTGTCTTTAGTTCTAGAGCTGCAAGCATGTAAGAGTGTGGTCTTGGCGTGGTAAGAGCAGAACTTGTCAAATGAGGAGTCCGTTTCCTTCAGCAGATTGAGGAGGTGCTTTAGGAGCTTCAAACACTCCCTCCTATATGTAAAGATAAAGGAATACACTGTTATGGATTATTAGCTGTGGACAATAGTTATATGATGGCCATTATTTCCAAACATACATGATttttgtatacatgtatacactTTTATATCTATTTTCTTTATGATGGAAAATAAGTTGACTTGGATACAAGAAAATCTACAGTGTTATACTTTaactactatatatatatatataaacataaataaatgagatAGTTAAAATCTAACCTGCAGCATTGTGCTCCGGCTTTCTCACAGCATGTCTTTTCTGATCCGTGATTCTTCAGGATGGCCTTCTCAATGTGAGAGAATGAAACACGCCAAGTATCTGCATGTCATAGAAGACAATATAGTCAAGGGAACTTAATGCTACCAGTTTTTATAGTCTTACAGTTTTTGCCTATTGCTTAAATGTTGAAATCAAAAGTATTATACAACTAGAAAATGCGTTTCCTGCAGGAAACGTGTGGGAAtgctgaattgctaaagctgACGTGGTTgaatagcttaaatcagtaagaagaagtTGAAGTAGTAAGAATAGTTACAAAATtaggaatggttttaattaagttgaaaaaCACtgctaatgtaaaaaaaatatgtgggaaatttttaaaaaattaaaatgctaaagctaaactggatgaATATCTTAAGTcagtaaaaagttaaaatagtgAGAATAGCTGAAAAAAAAGCaggaatggttttaattaagttgaataacaccactaTAACATAAGGAGCTACAGCTAGATTTTAACAGTTGAATGGTTGTAATAGCTGAAAGTGTGCagaagatataaatatatattttaaaaaaaatcatattggGGTAAAATACATTGGTCAGAGTGTATGTACGACAGAGGGGATCAAACCTCAGTCCTTGTCCACTGCATCATCATTACAATCACCACATGCAGAACTCAAACCTTGCTCTGCCACATCAAGGTCATTATCATTTCCACTTCGCCATCAGCAGGTGATGGGTAGCAGGTGTACGTTCAGCCCTAATCAAGTCTATCTTTGATCCATGGTTACCAAACCTACTTACACAAGATAAGTCTACGtataatgtctgtgtgtgtatgtgtccgtgtgtgtctgtctgtgtccttCTGGGCAAGTTGGTCTTACagggtggtgtgttcaggtgcattctgggcgcacacagacacacggacgcacactatgctagttacacacacagggacacacagctcaaacctctttttttctctctgttttaaaatgagagTGAGACGGatagagagaaacagacatatgaaatgtgtgtgtaacaaaatgttataatatacagtatatgttgttATAAATTAGTGAATAGTTTTTGCAAGAGTTTCTTTCAGCAAAGGGTCTGAGATGTTCtgctaattgtgtgtagtgtttaaAAAACCTGTCCCTGTTATCAAAAATAATAGTTAAGcaatcgaaaaaaaaaaattatgaaatggTTCACATGAAACCCCCAGAATGGTGTGCACGTTAAGAGTTGGGCTAAGTTAAGGGTTTGACTTACCCTTGGCGAAGACCCCGTCATTTTCCACATTACCATTGCCCTCGTATTTTGGTACTAGATAATATGGCTTTTGCTTGTATTCCTTCTTTACTTTAGTTCCCAGCCAGCCATCTATTTGAATGCCTTCCTTGGTGAAAGGTGGCCAGCTTGATTTAACCATGATACTGAGAACAACATCCAGTGAAATGGTGGTTGACTGTACTGTTGTAATTAGCGTCACTGCAGGGCaaccttttttcttccttgtcaCCTCCcattctgaaagaaaaaagggaattacaaatgtatttattattatgtactgtataaaatcaactttacttgaaggtatttacataagagtgacatgacacatgacataaacataaacaagtcataaacgcgTATGGCATaatgcttcttttagtaagtgtcatttgtttttgtcatgacaatttagggttagggttcatgtgtcatgactgtgtcatatcactcttatgtagataccttcagtaaagtgttaccatacAATCTAACTATATCAGATGTTTTCTTTACAATTTCTTTGGCTAGTTTTTATTAAACCTTGACATATATTCCCAATTAAGACAAAATTGCAACGGTAAAATGCATGTTGTGTCTAGGATGTAGTCTATTTTGTTTCTGCCTGCCACAGTGACTGATTCCCATATTGCATTTGACCAACCCAACAATTAAAAAGTGCATATTTTGCTGCTCACCTGGGAATTGCTTGACACATTTCTTCACTTCTTCCCTGAACTCCTTGAGCATTTCACTGGCGGATAAAGTGTTGGTCTTTTGAAATTTCTGCAAAGGGCTCTTGCCACGTTTTAATTCCACACTGTAATAGGCGCCATCATCTCCGAATGGATTAACATTCACTCGGTCAACAGGGATGGCCAGCATGATGTCGAATTCATCAGGATTAGAAATctgtaaagataaaaacatcacTGTTTTAATGCACCACAAAATATACAATGACATGATTTTACCGTTCCAAATGTgagtacatttattttaatcaaagTGCTATGCTTTACTGACCATTAACCCCTTTCCTCAAAAAAATACAGAACCCATTGTTTATTTGAGGGAACTCAAACAAAGGGCTTACCTTTAGATTTTCATAGTAACTTCCAGTACGCAGTTCTTCTACTTCTTTAAAGCATTGGGTGTTCTGTTTCAAATGCATACTTATAGTTTTCACTATTGTATTTATGACTTCTGCTGCATCTGATCTATCGTCCCTTTTAATTTTCAGATTTTCAAGAGTTTTGTTGAGGATAGAGTTTACTTTGTCTTCACACTTTTCTTGTGGTACACAAGCCTTTGTGGTGGGCTTTGGTGTCTCTGGCTGCATCTTCGTGGTTGTCTCTTTGATTTTTCCTGGTGATTTGGCTTTGCCAGCGCATTTTTTTGCTTTGGTTGTCTTTATAGAAGTCTCCATGGTGTCCTTTGGTGCCTCTGGCTGCACCACCTTCATCAGCCCCTCTGAATTTGCTTCTGGTGATTTGGCTTTCCCACcacatttttgtacttttatggGCTTCAGAGAGTCCTTTGTAGTGTCCTTTGGCGTCTTCGTTACCTTTTCTGCAGATACATCTGTTGTTTCAGCCCTGTAAGCACAGGCTTTTGTGCCTTGTACAGGAGCATTTGTTACTTCTGTAGGTGTACTTTGCTGCTTGTTGGTCTTCTCTGTGAATGGTTTTGTGGTCTTGTCTTCACAGCTGCTCTGTACACATGGTTTCTCCTCAAAGTGGACTGCCTTTCTCTGCGCCTTTGGTTTCTGTTCCTTTATGGTGCGTTTCTGCTTCTCTTCTGCAAAGCCATTCTCTGGACTTTTGGGCAGAAATACTGGTTTCAATTCCTCGAGCCCTCTAGTTTTAACCTTGACACACTTTGTGTCTGGGCCCTTTGCCTTGTGTGGTCTCCCTCTACCAGTCATGATAATGTAATGAGAGGAATGTCGCTCTGGCAGTTACACTCCGGCTAGTGTAGGAGAACACACCTCTTAGCACGCCCCTTTAGTTTTTCTTGTGAACGTGTTTGTGTAATAGTCTTACAAttcatttgaaaatgaaatgccTTTCTTATTCCTATACCAATACCTCCATCTTGTGGACACAAGTGTGTATCATAAGAATGCTTTGATTTCTGTCAGAGCTGTTTTATTTAAGACTACGGTAATTCAAGATGGGTAAGCCTTCTATTTGCCTGTCACTTCTCTGCTGCACACCCAGAAAAGAATGACTAATGACCACTGCTCAACATTTTGGTTGAAACATATTTAATGTCACAAAGAGGCTCATGCCATCTTACAGTAAGTTAAAGTAGCTTGTGCCAATTTAAGCTTTACCAGTGGAAGTGCAAAGTTAGCAAAACGccaatcaaagtgctttaagAATCAACAGGTGGTCTACTCAGAGTCCCTTGGAAGGACAGATTTGGACCATTTGTTTTAAGTGCTTTTCGTAGCTTAAACACAACAAATCACTAACTTCTACTAATTACTACTCGGAAGAACATAGTTTTATCATCTTGTACAGGCTCCTACAGAGCACCATGGAGTTGCAAACAAACACTTAAAGCAAGACATAAGCACAACATATACCATGTAAAGAGACCAGCGGCTGCACTCCAGAGAGCTAGAGCGGTGATACATTTCACTACCTCTAATTGTTCAATGTCTCAATTTCACAGAAAAGTATTGCCTTGAATCAAATCAATAGTGCACATTAAAACTATCTGTTTGATATTACATAGTACGTAATGGTACTCTAACCACTTAAAATGAAGTCAGGAGTGCTGCCTAAGGACGACTTAAGATCTAAATGTTGTTCTTTCCTTCGAATGCTTTTGCGATGCATTGTGATGATTAACCAGTCTTTGATTATTAGGTTGAAGCAGCCAGTTGTCGGATTGAGTTGGATGACCGATGTCCTGCCCTGTGAGACCTTGGGGTCGGCAGAGTAGCACAACATTCATTTGTTCTTCTGGGCCTTCTGGGCGGACTTGGTAACTTTACCAGTGGTGGAGACTTTCTTTTCCACGGCCTTGATCACGCCAACGGCCACAGTCTGGCGCATGTCACGCACAGCAAAACGACCTGCAAGATAAAGAGGAGCAGAGCGAGATATTTCAGGTCATGGTTTCATCTCATATGACTTACAGTGAAGTCACAAAGCCTTtgatgggggaaaaaagtgtGTTGGGAAGCTGTTAAAATTTAACAAATCCTCTACACTTGAACGTACCAAGTGGAGGGTACTCAGAGAAGCTCTCAACACACATTGGCTTTCCAGGAACCATATCCACAATGGCAGCATCTCCAGACTTGAGGGTTTTAGGGTTGTCCTCCAGCTTCTTGCCAGAGCGACGATCAATCTTCTCCTTAAGCTCTGCAAACTTGCAGGCGATGTGAGCAGTGTGACAGTCCAGGACAGGAGCATAACCAGCACTGATCTGGCCTGGGTGATTAAGGATAATCACCTACAAACCAAAGAAATAACATGAATGCCATATTAACAAAAGATGATTTCATTCCTGTCAAAGAAGTTCACTGCAAAGACTCGACTGTTGGCATGTTTGGTGATTGTTGCTGTAATTATCTCATTTTGACACCTTCCCTCATTGTCAGTCTGAGTGGGTTTTGAAATGTGGTAGAAATTTGTGGCTATTTCGTTGTGGCTAAAGTGGGATTTTGAAGATAACTCAAAACagattttatattaaatattccTCAAGACTATAAATAGTTAAGGCTAAAGAGAGAGCTGATTTGAGTCATGTTTCGTTTCTAGAAATAGATCCTTTTTAATGTCTACCTGAGCAGTGAAGTTGGCAGCTTCCTGGGGTGGGTCGTTCTTGCTATCGCCAGCCACGTTGCCGCGGCGAATGTCCTTGACCGACACATTCTTGACATTAAAGCCCACGTTGTCACCAGGTAGGGCCTCAGTCAGCGCCTCATGGTGCATCTCCACAGACTTCACCTCGGTAGTCACATTGACGGGGGCAAAGGTCACCACCATGCCAGACTTTAGCACGCCCGTTTCCACGCGGCCTACAGGCACTGTTCCAATACCTGAGAAGTTCAGCACAGAGAACACTCAATAAAGGATATTAAAGGGAACATTAATGTAGTTCTGACCTACACTGACCAAGAGCCATGTTTTGAGTGTATTTCACGATAACACTATCCCCTGTTGTAGTTCAGATTTTATCCATGTCTTAATCAGTGCGCTACGTGCCTCCTATCTTGTAGACATCCTGCAGGGGCAGACGTAGAGGTTTGTCTGTTGGACGGGTGGGGGACTGGATGGCATCCAGAGCCTCCAGTAGTGTGGTCCCTGATGCATTGCCTTCTTTCCTATTGATCTTCCACCCCTTAAACCATGTCATCTAGAGACAAGAAGATAATGTTctatattatacattttatacaatTATTGTCAGTTAAAAGGTTTTAAGCTTATGGTCATAGTAGAAGAGAGCAACTGATTAGATTGCCTTATTTTTTAGCTGgagtacatttgttttttaggtAACTAATGTTGACCAAAAAGCTCCAATGGCTcaatttttgtaaataaagttagaaacttttttaataaaacacaatctTTAATTTTAAGTGAGGCGCGGAATTCAAAAGCAATAAAAGGCACTTTCCCAATCAAATACACTCAGGGGTTTTGGTGCTACAGCCGTACTAGCAAACCGAAGCTAGATATTGCTGCTTAAGTAACATACTGAGTCAGTTTTCTGATATTGTGGCTCTTCTATACTTGTGCTACTGCCACAGTGGTCCATGTTGAGTAATAGTTACATAGAGCTGCTTTGAATACCTAGCACAAGGGCACATGTGTCTACTTAAAAGGGAAAAACGGTCACTCAGACTCTTTAGCTACTCTGATTGTTTGACTCGGACCGGCAGTCACAGCAACTGGGTAGCCTGTGAGCTACAGCTTCCAATCCCTGGCACCAGCCATGCAAATTAGTAATCAAATTTATGGCTGCGTGTGTCTAATGAATTTGTATAGCATTTGCATTCCTATCATTTGTCTTCTACTTACATTGGGGCTGGGCTCAAGCATGTTGTCTCCATTCCAGCCTGAAATGGGTACAAAGGCAACGGTGTCCGGATTGTAGCCGATCTTCTTGATGTAGGTGCTCACTTCCTTCACAATTTCCTCATAACGCTTCTGGCTGTAGTTTGGCTCGGTGGAGTCCATCTTGTTGATGCCCACAATGAGCTGCTTTACTCCCAGAGTGTAGGCCAGGAGGGCATGCTCACGGGTTTGTCCATTCTTGGAAATACCAGCTTCGAACTCTCCTACACCAGCCGCCACAATCAGCACAGCACAATCTGCCTGAGGATGCAGAAGATGAAGCATTAGGACTGTTTGTACTACAGTGGCTTTGGCTGTTGCACTAATTAATTTAGGATTTGAAGTTGACAACAATATAAACAACTTGTACTGTTCAGCGGGGACCTGGTAAATAAACTTGCTGCTACATATTGGATGCTGTTTACTATGACACATGTGGCTGCTTGTAATGCTATTTACTCAGGGACAAGTCACTATAGATGAGAGTCACTAGCTGTTCTTTCTCTAAGGCACAGAGGCTGACAAACGACACCACAACTGTGTCCCAAAGGGCTGAGCATCCTCATGTTACAGACCTGGGAGGTCCCAGTGATCATGTTCTTGATGAAGTCCCTATGACCCGGGGCATCGATGATTGTCACATAGTACTTGCTGGTTTCAAACTTCCACAGTGAGATGTCAATGGTAATACCACGCTCCCTTTCTGCCTTCAGCTTGTCCAGCACCCAGGCATACTTGAACGACCCCTTCCCCATCTGGGGGGAAAGAAATAAATAGTGATATGTAGTTGGTATGGCTTTTACCTTATGGTCACAAGGGTGGGGGGTCCTGATCTTGAGAAAAGATGTTAGTTGATTCAAGGAGGCCTGTATCTCCTACCTCAGCGGCTTCTTTTTCAAACTTCTCAATGGTTCTCTTGTCAATTCCCCCGCACTTGTAGATGAGGTGGCCCGTGGTGGTGGACTTTCCAGAGTCCACATGGCCGATCACAACAATGTTGATGTGGAGTTTCTCCTTTCCCATGGTAAATGGAGCTGGTTGGAGTCACGAGGCTGAGTCTGTCAGCTAAAACCAGTGTTGAATAAATTACAGTTAGTACGGTATCCAGGTGGTTCGCAGAGCAGGAAACAGAAACCTTTTTATGCGCTACTCATTGTGATTGACAGATATTTTAAGGTTTTGTGTGAGCAGCAAAATAGACTTCAAGGGTGGACAAGAGAGGCTGACTGAATGGGCTTTGCAAGCTCACACAGCAGGAGATTGAGCAAATGCATTGCAGGGCGAGGGATAAAAACACTGGTAATGGAGTGCTAATGCCCGTAGTGACTGGCGCAGGAAGAATTTGAAATGCTGCACAAGTTAGGAGTCTATTTTCTTTAGTACATCAGCCCTTAGCTGAATGTAGTGTCTGTTCGATCCTGGATATGTTTAACTCAGGCTACTGACAATGATGGCACTTGACTGGTAAAAGATGTCTTCTGAAACAGTGTGTCTCAGAAGATTAGGGATGGTATCAATGGCCACTGAACTGCGCCAAGTCACAAAACCCTGTGCCCCTTCTACCTCTATTCATCCATCCAAGTGCCTGCCCTCCTCTTTTACATCCAGCCTGCTCTCCTGTCCTCACTATCCCCCACTGCTGCGCACAGacacatcaaaaacaacaaGGCTCTGATGTTTCACAGTACCGACCTCTTTTCACAGACTAACTACAGCCTCATTCCAAGCCTGAATCCACCATTTTGTCAGGTCCTAAATCCACTGATAGTGTAGCAGCCATTTCTCAGACACTGCAGTGCACTGCATACAGGTTAAtgcagaggagaggaaacactgtTGTTAACTCTGTAGAAGTGTCATGGGGATAAGCTTGACTACAATAATTGACACATGCACTACACAGTCTTCTTCTAAACAAGCCCTGTGAGGATTTATTAGATCTGAATCTAATTTGCAGCAGGTAGAAACGCCAGTAGCTTTAATCCAACTGTAACATGATCTCTTGGTCAGACAAACTTAGTGCCAGGACAGATAATATTTACTATGCGCGTATTTAACTCTTCTCTCATGTACTGTATAACGTCACGACAGCTGCCGCAGTGCgctttaatttattaaataaaatatctataaagCAGCGGACTAATACGTATAACATCAACAAAGCTACTGCAATTAATGTTATGTCTGGAATATTTAACGGGAAATGTCAACCTCACGTCACGTTCTATCATTTGCCCGCTCATTGACGCTGGATGCGTACTAAGTACCAGGCGCCTGCCCTCTTTCCCCTCATCATAACAACAACACCACCAACACCATCCCCACAACACTGTCTGGAGTCTCCGCTACAGGAAACGCTGATTCATTTCCCTGATAGTATCGATAAACAAAATTCATCTGAATGCATAATGTCATCTCTGCTAGGCTACTGTGTCGTACCTGAGAGCTGGCCGGTGTTAGTTTGGGTGCAGGACCGGGGAGGCTGAGGAGAGACGCTGATCCGGTTATAGCGCACAGGGCAGGCGGGGGTGTTGCGTAATTGCGCGCTCCCGCTGTTGTAGCCGACATCGTCACAACGAGGGACCAGGAGAAGTTACCGCAAACGAGTTTATCATAGGACACGGCTACCGGCGAAGCATCCATTGTCGGACACGACCCAGCAGTATATAGATGCTCTCTTCCGTCAGCGTGTCCAGAAAACATTTACCGACGCACCAAAGCCCACGAATTGTGACACATTTTGGCAACCGACGTGAAATCCCTATTTTTGCTCTCCTTCTGTGCCTTTGGTAACCTTTAGTTTGTAATTAACGTGACCTTAAACCGAAGCACTATATTTGACTAAGGCTGTTTGGGAATTAACATCTGAGACGTTGCGTGCATTATTACTTTACGTATATAAACAAAAAGGACATAGATCTATATGAAATTAACCGACTTGTGTTCTTTGTTGTCAGCTGTTGCTTAGTTAGCGTAAGTATCAGAGGAATAAAATCGCACTACAAGCTGCAGAATGATATCCAGTAGTGGAAGTGGGTCCCTAGAGAGATATATGGTGACCAAATGGAGCAAGCAGCGTCTGTCACGCGCAGCTCTCACCTTTCCAGACGCTCACTGGTTGGATtaaaaatagccccccccccattctctTAACTTCTTTCCAGTGCGTGGGTCTGCTAATTATTACGAGATGCAGGGAGAGCAATCTCCAGGTAATTGAAAGTTCTAATGATACCCTCTTTAAGGATTTTATAAATGTCTGAAACTTCCATATCAAAGACCTCTAAAATATACGTGCAGTCAGATGTTTTTTCCCCAGTAGTAGCCCATGTGagaatatttttgtttgtggcTGGGACTTGATACAGAGATGGGTTACTGTATGATGATTAGTTTGTCAACATAAAGGTGAAGCGTGAAACCTGCCTACAAATGTCATCTTCTCATCGTGTCTCCTGGGAGTAA
This window of the Etheostoma spectabile isolate EspeVRDwgs_2016 chromosome 17, UIUC_Espe_1.0, whole genome shotgun sequence genome carries:
- the cgasa gene encoding cyclic GMP-AMP synthase isoform X1, whose translation is MTGRGRPHKAKGPDTKCVKVKTRGLEELKPVFLPKSPENGFAEEKQKRTIKEQKPKAQRKAVHFEEKPCVQSSCEDKTTKPFTEKTNKQQSTPTEVTNAPVQGTKACAYRAETTDVSAEKVTKTPKDTTKDSLKPIKVQKCGGKAKSPEANSEGLMKVVQPEAPKDTMETSIKTTKAKKCAGKAKSPGKIKETTTKMQPETPKPTTKACVPQEKCEDKVNSILNKTLENLKIKRDDRSDAAEVINTIVKTISMHLKQNTQCFKEVEELRTGSYYENLKISNPDEFDIMLAIPVDRVNVNPFGDDGAYYSVELKRGKSPLQKFQKTNTLSASEMLKEFREEVKKCVKQFPEWEVTRKKKGCPAVTLITTVQSTTISLDVVLSIMVKSSWPPFTKEGIQIDGWLGTKVKKEYKQKPYYLVPKYEGNGNVENDGVFAKDTWRVSFSHIEKAILKNHGSEKTCCEKAGAQCCRRECLKLLKHLLNLLKETDSSFDKFCSYHAKTTLLHACSSRTKDSDWRRPDLSCCFQLFLDDFIAHLEAGVLNNFFIPTQNLLSGLNQMKCTSLARRIREERENGFPIFK
- the cgasa gene encoding cyclic GMP-AMP synthase isoform X2, with the translated sequence MTGRGRPHKAKGPDTKCVKVKTRGLEELKPVFLPKSPENGFAEEKQKRTIKEQKPKAQRKAVHFEEKPCVQSSCEDKTTKPFTEKTNKQQSTPTEVTNAPVQGTKACAYRAETTDVSAEKVTKTPKDTTKDSLKPIKVQKCGGKAKSPEANSEGLMKVVQPEAPKDTMETSIKTTKAKKCAGKAKSPGKIKETTTKMQPETPKPTTKACVPQEKCEDKVNSILNKTLENLKIKRDDRSDAAEVINTIVKTISMHLKQNTQCFKEVEELRTGSYYENLKISNPDEFDIMLAIPVDRVNVNPFGDDGAYYSVELKRGKSPLQKFQKTNTLSASEMLKEFREEVKKCVKQFPDTWRVSFSHIEKAILKNHGSEKTCCEKAGAQCCRRECLKLLKHLLNLLKETDSSFDKFCSYHAKTTLLHACSSRTKDSDWRRPDLSCCFQLFLDDFIAHLEAGVLNNFFIPTQNLLSGLNQMKCTSLARRIREERENGFPIFK
- the eef1a1a gene encoding elongation factor 1-alpha 1a; the encoded protein is MGKEKLHINIVVIGHVDSGKSTTTGHLIYKCGGIDKRTIEKFEKEAAEMGKGSFKYAWVLDKLKAERERGITIDISLWKFETSKYYVTIIDAPGHRDFIKNMITGTSQADCAVLIVAAGVGEFEAGISKNGQTREHALLAYTLGVKQLIVGINKMDSTEPNYSQKRYEEIVKEVSTYIKKIGYNPDTVAFVPISGWNGDNMLEPSPNMTWFKGWKINRKEGNASGTTLLEALDAIQSPTRPTDKPLRLPLQDVYKIGGIGTVPVGRVETGVLKSGMVVTFAPVNVTTEVKSVEMHHEALTEALPGDNVGFNVKNVSVKDIRRGNVAGDSKNDPPQEAANFTAQVIILNHPGQISAGYAPVLDCHTAHIACKFAELKEKIDRRSGKKLEDNPKTLKSGDAAIVDMVPGKPMCVESFSEYPPLGRFAVRDMRQTVAVGVIKAVEKKVSTTGKVTKSAQKAQKNK